The sequence CGTGACCTTGATGCAACGTGTCATAGAATTAACCCCTGCGAGTGATGATGCTGACCATATTCGAATGTTGGTCGATAATAATCCTAAAGTCCCTTCGCGTATCAAGGCATTAATCGAAGGCACTGGAGAAAGCCCATTACCCGTTCTCATTCAAATGGCGCAAGGTTTGGAAAAAGCAGGAGCAGATTTTCTGGTTATGCCTTGCCATACAGCGCATCATTATCATTCCCGAATTGTCGAGGCGGTTTCAATTCCTTTTATCAATCTTGTAGATTTAAGCCTTGATGCAATCAAGGCTCGACTGCCAAACATTAAAACCATTGGATTATTGGCATCGACTGCCGTGATAAACATTCAACTTTATGAGAATGCAGCAACAAATTATGGAATAGGAATTATCAATCCACAGAAAGATGACCAAGATCAATTGATGCAAATTATCAGGTCAATAAAAGGCAATACGCACAACCAACAATCCGCCAAAGAATTGAATCGAATTGCCAAGTCGCTCAAAACAGACTGTTTACTGGTTGCCTGCACCGAACTATCAATCCTGAGTGACGAATTACATTTCACCCGACCGATATTTGATGGACTGGACCTGCTTGCGGCAGAGACTATCCGGCAAGCAAGCGCATAATAAAAGGCCTCTTTCGAGGCCGTGAATCAAATATTTGAAGTCTATTCTTAAGCGGCCGCAGGCCACAACCAGGCAAAGGTACCCGCCACTACTGCGGCGTAAATTATTGCGTCCAGTAAAAAGCGTCCGGTAACTGCCCATGGGTGCCCATACCAGATACTGTATGGGATACTCGCAAAGCCAAAGGTCAAAAATGCGACTTCACCAACCACGTGAAAAACTCGCATATATTCTGTTCCGGAAGGAAGCACCAAACTTGCCACATACGCAATCAAGGCGCACCCGAGCAAGAAATACCCGATCTGTAAACCCATGAGTTTACCCATTGGTGGCATACCATTATCAAATACCGAGATCATGGCAACCGGACCTTTGGTAAATTTTTGTTGCATGGACTCGTCGGCCATTTTTTTCATATCTGTGCAATACGGTAAGGTATATATGCCTGGCTTTGGCGAGCTATTCCCCAATGCTGCAGAGACTTCATTTTCATTGGTTAATTCATTGTAATCGTGGTTGTGGTATTTGAGCACCATATGAATAATGCTACTGGCAACCCATGCAAAGACGCCGCCCAAGAGAATGGGCAACCACAGTTGTGCAATACTGACTGACATAACAGACTCCTCGAATTATAAAAATGCAGGATAAGTATACGCCTAGACTCAGGAATTCTGCATGCTCAGAATCAAATAATCTGATCCGAGAACCAGTTTTTTTTAGGTAACGACACACTTTTGAGCAAGCATGTCTGGATATTATAATTCTAAGATTGCATAGAAAATGCCGGTATTGATATTAGAGTTTTTATCTCTATCTAAGTAAAAGCA is a genomic window of Gammaproteobacteria bacterium containing:
- a CDS encoding aspartate/glutamate racemase family protein — protein: MAQKKHKTVGILGGMGPEATVTLMQRVIELTPASDDADHIRMLVDNNPKVPSRIKALIEGTGESPLPVLIQMAQGLEKAGADFLVMPCHTAHHYHSRIVEAVSIPFINLVDLSLDAIKARLPNIKTIGLLASTAVINIQLYENAATNYGIGIINPQKDDQDQLMQIIRSIKGNTHNQQSAKELNRIAKSLKTDCLLVACTELSILSDELHFTRPIFDGLDLLAAETIRQASA